From Oncorhynchus gorbuscha isolate QuinsamMale2020 ecotype Even-year unplaced genomic scaffold, OgorEven_v1.0 Un_scaffold_1228, whole genome shotgun sequence, the proteins below share one genomic window:
- the LOC124021820 gene encoding 2-aminoethanethiol dioxygenase-like: MPRDHKKSLIQRIASQANITFKDFNASAIGDNKVLSDNRGDLITLLTEVRTADLKMKPNGSHSDHNPPVTYMHICETESFSMGVFLLNSGASIPLHDHPGMNGMLKVLYGKVSIRCFDLLDKPSDQVQSETQFDPPLLPFQKDSLRRAVLRSTMWFTHDSSPCILTPQRENLHQIDTVDGPAAFLDILAPPYDPEDGRDCHYYKVLQTVPDADSKLEAQQPWEEETWLLEIGQPDGFWCEGEPYPGPKVSF, translated from the coding sequence ATGCCACGGGATCACAAGAAGTCTCTCATTCAGAGAATAGCCAGCCAAGCCAATATCACATTTAAAGATTTCAATGCATCCGCAATTGGGGACAACAAAGTATTATCGGACAACCGGGGGGATCTAATCACCCTGCTGACGGAAGTCAGGACTGCAGACCTGAAGATGAAACCGAACGGCTCCCATTCCGATCACAACCCACCTGTCACGTACATGCACATCTGCGAGACGGAGTCGTTCAGTATGGGGGTGTTTCTACTGAACAGCGGGGCTTCCATCCCGCTCCACGACCACCCCGGTATGAACGGGATGCTCAAGGTTCTATACGGGAAAGTCAGTATCAGGTGTTTTGACCTGTTGGATAAACCTTCGGACCAGGTGCAGAGTGAGACCCAGTTCGACCCTCCGCTGCTGCCGTTCCAGAAGGACTCTCTGCGGCGGGCTGTGCTCCGGTCGACCATGTGGTTCACCCATGACAGTAGTCCGTGTATCTTAACCCCGCAGAGGGAGAACCTGCATCAGATCGACACGGTGGATGGACCGGCTGCTTTCCTCGACATCCTGGCACCTCCGTATGACCCTGAAGATGGGAGGGACTGTCATTATTATAAAGTCCTACAGACTGTTCCCGACGCAGACAGTAAGTTAGAGGCGCAGCAGCCGTGGGAGGAAGAGACGTGGTTACTAGAGATAGGCCAGCCTGATGGCTTCTGGTGTGAGGGTGAACCATACCCCGGGCCCAAGGTTTCCTTCTAA